A window of Selenomonas ruminantium subsp. lactilytica TAM6421 contains these coding sequences:
- a CDS encoding PTS lactose/cellobiose transporter subunit IIB subunit encodes MIRRIVLICSAGVSTNMLVRRMEHEAARLGYPCSVTFYPIQEVKEASQFADVMLLAPQSAFELAELQVKYPNVKSAVIPKDLYAGIDAVKILDLAQKIVGDY; translated from the coding sequence ATGATTCGGAGAATTGTATTGATCTGTTCTGCTGGTGTGTCCACCAATATGCTGGTGCGCCGCATGGAGCACGAGGCAGCAAGGCTGGGGTATCCCTGCTCGGTGACATTCTATCCCATTCAGGAAGTCAAGGAGGCTTCCCAGTTTGCGGATGTCATGCTGCTGGCGCCTCAGTCCGCATTTGAACTGGCGGAGCTGCAGGTCAAGTATCCTAACGTCAAGTCAGCGGTTATTCCCAAGGATCTCTATGCCGGCATTGATGCGGTCAAGATCCTGGATCTGGCCCAGAAGATTGTCGGAGACTATTGA
- the glpK gene encoding glycerol kinase GlpK, giving the protein MAKNYVMALDAGTTSNRAIIFDKNSKIVGVSQKEFTQYFPEPGWVEHDADEIWSSMTTVMKEALEQSGLVASDIAAIGITNQRETTVVWDKNTGRPVYNAIVWQSRQTAPIAEDLKKKGLVDEVKDKTGLLIDAYFSATKIKWILDKVEGAREKAEKGDLLFGTIDTWLIWKLTGGKAHVTDYSNASRTMLYNINELKWDDALLGYLDVPKCMLPEVKPSSCVYGETIPSILGAPIPVSGAAGDQQAALFGQNCFEPGMAKNTYGTGCFMLMNTGTEIHKSKNGLVTTIAWGLDGKVEYALEGSIFVAGSAIQWLRDGVRMVDSAPDSEWVSKKVKDNGGVYVVPAFVGLGAPYWDMNARGTIIGITRGTTKAHIVRATLESLAYQTRDVLEAMEADSGEKLSALKVDGGAVANNLLMQFQSDLLGVPVDRPQITETTALGAAYLAGLAVGVWDNKEELKSSWKLDSRFESQMEKTEADRLYKGWRKAVKHSMHWLDEED; this is encoded by the coding sequence ATGGCAAAGAATTATGTAATGGCTTTGGATGCAGGTACGACGAGCAATCGCGCGATTATTTTCGACAAGAACTCGAAGATCGTCGGCGTTTCCCAGAAGGAATTCACCCAGTATTTCCCGGAACCGGGCTGGGTTGAGCACGATGCAGACGAAATCTGGAGCTCCATGACCACGGTCATGAAGGAAGCTCTGGAGCAGTCCGGTCTCGTAGCCAGCGATATCGCGGCTATCGGTATCACCAACCAGCGCGAAACGACGGTTGTCTGGGATAAGAACACGGGACGTCCTGTGTACAACGCTATCGTTTGGCAGTCCCGCCAGACGGCTCCCATTGCGGAAGATCTCAAGAAAAAAGGCCTTGTGGATGAGGTCAAGGACAAGACTGGTCTTCTGATTGACGCTTATTTCTCCGCTACGAAAATCAAATGGATTCTCGATAAGGTAGAAGGTGCCCGGGAAAAAGCCGAAAAGGGCGATCTGCTCTTCGGTACCATCGATACCTGGCTGATCTGGAAGCTCACGGGCGGCAAGGCTCATGTGACCGACTACTCCAACGCAAGCCGCACCATGCTCTACAACATCAACGAGCTCAAATGGGATGACGCTCTGCTGGGTTACCTCGATGTGCCCAAGTGCATGCTGCCGGAAGTAAAACCCTCTTCCTGCGTATATGGCGAAACCATTCCGTCCATCCTGGGCGCACCGATTCCGGTATCCGGCGCTGCCGGCGACCAGCAGGCTGCCCTCTTCGGCCAGAACTGCTTCGAGCCGGGTATGGCTAAGAACACCTACGGCACTGGCTGCTTCATGCTCATGAACACCGGTACGGAAATCCATAAATCCAAGAACGGCCTTGTAACCACCATCGCCTGGGGCCTCGACGGCAAAGTGGAATACGCGCTGGAAGGTTCCATCTTCGTGGCCGGCTCTGCTATCCAGTGGCTCCGCGATGGCGTGCGCATGGTGGATTCCGCTCCGGACTCTGAATGGGTGTCCAAGAAGGTCAAGGACAACGGCGGCGTCTATGTGGTACCGGCTTTCGTAGGCCTCGGCGCTCCGTACTGGGATATGAATGCCCGCGGCACCATCATCGGCATTACCCGTGGCACCACTAAGGCACATATCGTACGTGCTACCTTGGAATCGCTGGCCTATCAGACCCGTGATGTGCTGGAAGCCATGGAGGCTGACTCCGGCGAAAAGCTCTCCGCCCTCAAGGTGGACGGCGGCGCTGTAGCCAACAACCTGCTCATGCAGTTCCAGTCCGACCTGCTGGGCGTGCCCGTTGATCGTCCGCAGATCACGGAAACCACGGCTCTGGGCGCGGCTTACTTGGCTGGCCTGGCTGTAGGCGTATGGGACAACAAGGAAGAACTCAAGAGCAGTTGGAAGCTGGATTCCCGCTTCGAATCTCAGATGGAAAAGACGGAAGCAGATCGCCTCTACAAGGGCTGGCGCAAAGCCGTCAAACATTCCATGCATTGGCTGGATGAAGAAGATTGA
- a CDS encoding MIP/aquaporin family protein, with amino-acid sequence MVTGTENLLGEFMGTMVLLVFGCGVCANMTLTKSKGQGGGWICVAFGWAFAVTLGVFTATTLGAPQGDLNPAVTLAKMMAGIYTFNQFLMTSIVQLLGGIVGAAIVWLAYLPHWAETEDPAAKLGVFATGPAIRNPAANFICETIATFFLMFVIWMIFSKPVGALVPGYGPYIVGILILALGLSLGGPTGYAMNPARDLGPRIAHAILPIAGKGSSDWGYAWIPVVAPLCGGLIAYLVASSCGVL; translated from the coding sequence ATGGTAACAGGTACGGAAAACTTGTTGGGTGAGTTCATGGGCACAATGGTGCTGCTGGTTTTTGGTTGCGGCGTTTGTGCGAACATGACACTGACCAAATCCAAAGGCCAGGGCGGCGGGTGGATCTGCGTAGCCTTCGGCTGGGCATTTGCCGTTACGCTGGGGGTATTCACCGCGACGACGCTTGGTGCGCCGCAGGGTGACCTGAACCCCGCTGTTACGCTGGCCAAGATGATGGCTGGCATCTATACTTTCAACCAGTTCCTGATGACTTCCATCGTGCAGCTGCTCGGTGGTATCGTTGGTGCTGCTATCGTATGGCTGGCTTATCTGCCCCATTGGGCTGAAACGGAAGATCCGGCAGCCAAGCTCGGTGTTTTCGCTACCGGCCCGGCTATCCGCAATCCGGCAGCCAACTTCATCTGCGAAACGATTGCTACCTTCTTCCTGATGTTCGTCATCTGGATGATCTTCTCCAAACCGGTTGGTGCTCTTGTTCCGGGCTATGGCCCCTACATCGTTGGTATCCTGATCCTAGCGCTTGGCCTTTCCCTGGGCGGCCCCACGGGTTATGCCATGAACCCCGCCCGTGACCTTGGCCCGCGCATTGCTCATGCCATCCTGCCGATCGCCGGCAAAGGCAGCTCCGACTGGGGCTATGCCTGGATCCCCGTAGTGGCTCCGCTCTGCGGCGGCCTCATCGCCTATCTGGTAGCTTCCAGTTGTGGCGTGCTCTAA
- a CDS encoding TRAP transporter substrate-binding protein: MGWKSKLSLLLLVGLICFLIIPAGNTIGNGKRIVRIAHSQSEKHPEHIGLLAFKKHVEEKLGDKFEVQIFPNELLGGQKKAIELTQTGAIDFIVVGCPNVETIASVYEVFSMPYLFASQKAYFDTMRDEAYMKKIYTSTDEAGFRVMTWYNAGIRSFYAKEKIEKPEDMQGMKLRVQQSPASIAMVNAFGAAATPMSFGEVYTAIQQGVIDGAENNELAITNNKHGEVAKYYSYTNHQMIPDVLMANLRFLQSLSPEEQEVFAEAARLSTDVELEAWDKEVENAKKIAQEEMGVTFVNVDMTPFRAQVLELHKEMLAKNPNIRDIYEHIQTINARDTGAKE; the protein is encoded by the coding sequence ATGGGGTGGAAAAGTAAGCTGAGTTTATTGCTGCTTGTGGGGCTTATTTGTTTTCTGATTATTCCGGCTGGTAATACCATTGGGAATGGTAAGCGGATTGTTAGGATTGCTCATTCGCAGTCAGAGAAACATCCGGAGCATATCGGCTTGTTGGCCTTCAAGAAGCACGTGGAGGAAAAGCTGGGCGATAAGTTTGAAGTGCAGATTTTTCCCAATGAGCTGCTAGGGGGACAGAAAAAAGCCATTGAGCTGACGCAGACCGGTGCGATTGATTTCATCGTAGTGGGCTGTCCAAATGTGGAAACCATTGCCAGTGTCTATGAAGTGTTCAGTATGCCCTATCTGTTTGCCTCGCAAAAAGCTTATTTTGATACGATGCGGGATGAGGCGTATATGAAGAAGATATATACATCCACGGATGAGGCTGGTTTTCGCGTGATGACCTGGTATAATGCAGGCATTCGCAGTTTCTATGCGAAGGAGAAAATCGAAAAGCCTGAGGATATGCAGGGCATGAAACTGCGCGTGCAGCAGTCTCCGGCCAGCATTGCGATGGTCAATGCCTTCGGCGCGGCAGCAACCCCGATGTCCTTTGGTGAAGTTTACACCGCAATCCAGCAGGGGGTTATCGATGGGGCTGAGAACAACGAACTGGCCATCACCAATAATAAACATGGCGAGGTCGCGAAGTATTACAGCTATACGAATCATCAGATGATACCGGATGTGCTTATGGCTAATCTGCGTTTTCTGCAGTCGTTGAGTCCGGAAGAACAGGAGGTATTTGCCGAGGCAGCCAGATTGTCTACGGATGTGGAATTGGAAGCCTGGGATAAAGAGGTGGAGAACGCCAAAAAGATAGCGCAGGAGGAAATGGGCGTGACCTTTGTCAATGTGGATATGACACCGTTCCGCGCGCAGGTCCTGGAACTGCATAAGGAGATGCTGGCTAAGAATCCGAATATCCGAGACATTTACGAGCATATTCAAACAATCAATGCAAGGGATACGGGGGCGAAAGAATGA
- a CDS encoding TRAP transporter small permease, with translation MNGIKKIRSVLDKSLSVICSAMFAAIVCIGTYQIVTRYLFNSPSTVSEELLTYTFAWMALLVSALVFGKREHLRVSVFADRLQGQERKWLEICIEIMVVAVALVVLLYGGLTIMELTMSQKTASLGIPMGAVYAVVPLTGMLISIYGVCNIMDLWKENMQGSR, from the coding sequence ATGAATGGCATAAAGAAGATACGCAGTGTGTTGGATAAGAGCTTGTCCGTGATATGCAGTGCTATGTTTGCGGCGATTGTCTGTATTGGGACTTATCAGATCGTTACCCGTTATCTGTTCAATAGTCCGAGTACGGTATCGGAAGAACTGCTGACTTATACGTTTGCTTGGATGGCTTTGCTGGTATCGGCGCTGGTCTTTGGCAAGCGGGAACATTTGCGGGTTTCGGTATTTGCAGACCGTCTCCAGGGACAGGAGCGGAAATGGCTGGAAATATGCATTGAAATCATGGTCGTGGCCGTAGCGCTGGTGGTATTGCTCTATGGCGGGTTGACTATCATGGAACTCACGATGTCGCAGAAAACAGCATCGCTGGGCATACCCATGGGAGCTGTTTATGCCGTTGTACCCCTGACAGGGATGTTGATCAGTATTTATGGTGTTTGCAATATCATGGACCTATGGAAAGAGAATATGCAGGGCAGCAGATAA
- a CDS encoding TRAP transporter large permease, with amino-acid sequence MSVAILSGIIILLALVVLLVVGMPIAMALAIASILAILPVLNFDAAVLTGAQRIFSGISIFSLLAIPFFILAGNIMNRGGIAVRLINLAKLFTGQTPGALAQTNVVANMMFGSISGSGTAAASAMGSMIAPIEKDEGYEPSFSAATNISSAPSGLLIPPSNVMITYSLVSGGTSVAALFMAGYIPGLLWGLACMSVAYILARQHGYRAEHVFASKEAWKVMADAIPCLLLLVVVIGGIISGVFTATEGSVVAVVYSLLLSMFCYHSISLQDLPRIFEESAEMTGIIIFLIGTSSIMSWVMAFTNIPEAVSAGLLGLTDSRILILLFINIILLVVGTFMDMTPACLIFTPIFLPVCMALGINPIHFGIFMIFNLCIGTITPPVGTTLFVGVKVGGVELESVVRWLLPFFAALVIALLLVTYIPELSLWLPGLMGYVK; translated from the coding sequence ATGAGTGTGGCAATTCTTTCCGGGATCATTATTCTGTTGGCATTGGTGGTGCTGCTGGTAGTGGGGATGCCAATTGCGATGGCACTGGCCATCGCATCCATTCTAGCCATCCTGCCGGTCTTGAACTTTGATGCAGCGGTACTGACCGGAGCACAGCGGATATTTTCCGGGATTTCGATTTTTTCCTTGCTCGCCATTCCGTTCTTCATCCTGGCGGGCAATATCATGAACCGGGGCGGCATCGCGGTTCGCTTGATCAATCTGGCCAAACTGTTTACGGGGCAGACGCCGGGAGCGCTGGCTCAGACCAATGTGGTGGCGAATATGATGTTCGGTTCCATATCCGGTTCGGGAACGGCGGCGGCTTCGGCTATGGGTTCGATGATTGCCCCGATTGAGAAGGATGAGGGCTATGAACCGAGTTTTTCGGCAGCGACCAACATCTCGTCGGCGCCTTCGGGGCTGTTGATTCCACCCAGCAATGTGATGATTACCTATTCGCTGGTCAGCGGTGGTACTTCAGTGGCGGCTCTTTTCATGGCTGGGTATATCCCAGGGCTGCTCTGGGGATTGGCCTGCATGAGTGTGGCCTATATCCTGGCTCGTCAACACGGCTATCGGGCCGAGCATGTGTTTGCCTCCAAGGAAGCATGGAAAGTGATGGCCGATGCAATTCCCTGCCTGTTGTTATTGGTGGTGGTTATTGGCGGCATCATTTCTGGTGTCTTTACGGCCACCGAAGGTTCCGTAGTGGCTGTGGTGTATAGCCTGCTCCTGTCCATGTTCTGCTATCATTCTATCAGTTTACAGGATCTACCCCGCATCTTTGAGGAAAGTGCGGAGATGACCGGTATTATCATCTTTTTGATTGGTACTTCCAGCATCATGTCCTGGGTAATGGCCTTCACGAATATTCCTGAGGCTGTTTCGGCAGGATTGCTGGGACTGACCGACAGCCGTATCCTGATCCTGCTTTTCATTAACATCATCCTGCTGGTGGTAGGAACCTTTATGGATATGACACCGGCTTGCCTGATCTTTACCCCGATTTTCCTGCCGGTGTGCATGGCGCTGGGAATCAACCCCATTCATTTCGGCATTTTCATGATTTTCAATCTGTGCATCGGTACCATTACTCCGCCGGTGGGCACGACACTGTTTGTCGGTGTGAAGGTTGGCGGCGTGGAACTGGAGTCCGTTGTCCGGTGGCTGCTGCCCTTCTTTGCCGCCTTGGTTATCGCGCTTCTGCTGGTAACCTATATTCCGGAACTGTCACTCTGGTTGCCGGGGCTGATGGGATATGTGAAGTAA
- a CDS encoding menaquinone biosynthetic enzyme MqnA/MqnD family protein, whose translation MTCPRVGHIDFLNVLPLSYSYNHGAAQGLAITKGVPAVLNNDLINGRLDMSNSSSIVYARHSEKLVILPDVCISTDGAVQSILLISRKPIESLKDDKIILTAKSATSHCLLKIILRSYGAIPNYYVRHVTPERPIPDDATASLLIGDDALWCYHHQEEGLYYYDLGKEWQELTGKKMVYALWVVNKDFAENSPEMLQLIYDRVHKSFQRYPENKETVINSILKDKPFTYEQLDSYLYNTIKWDLSEEYIEGLRTFYQMAHNMNLIEHIPELNFAKVRRN comes from the coding sequence ATGACCTGTCCTCGTGTCGGACATATCGACTTTTTAAACGTCCTGCCTCTTTCCTACAGCTACAACCATGGTGCCGCCCAAGGCCTTGCCATCACAAAAGGCGTGCCCGCTGTGCTCAATAACGACCTGATCAACGGGCGGCTGGATATGAGCAACTCCTCATCCATCGTCTACGCCCGCCACAGCGAAAAGCTGGTGATCCTCCCGGATGTCTGCATCAGCACCGACGGTGCCGTCCAGAGCATCCTGCTGATTTCCCGCAAGCCCATCGAAAGCCTCAAAGATGACAAGATCATCCTGACCGCCAAAAGCGCCACCTCCCACTGCCTGCTGAAGATCATCCTGCGCAGCTATGGCGCCATTCCCAATTACTACGTGCGCCACGTCACCCCGGAGCGCCCCATTCCCGATGATGCCACCGCCTCCCTGCTGATCGGCGATGATGCCCTCTGGTGCTACCATCATCAGGAAGAAGGCCTCTATTACTACGATCTGGGTAAAGAATGGCAGGAGCTCACCGGCAAGAAGATGGTCTATGCCCTCTGGGTGGTGAACAAGGATTTCGCCGAAAACTCCCCGGAAATGCTGCAGCTCATCTACGACCGGGTACACAAGTCTTTCCAGCGATATCCAGAAAACAAGGAGACGGTCATAAACTCCATCCTGAAGGATAAGCCCTTCACCTATGAGCAGCTCGACAGCTACCTCTATAACACCATAAAATGGGATTTGAGCGAAGAATATATCGAAGGCCTCAGGACCTTCTATCAGATGGCCCACAATATGAACCTGATCGAACATATCCCCGAACTGAATTTTGCCAAAGTGCGGCGTAATTGA
- a CDS encoding MarR family winged helix-turn-helix transcriptional regulator, with product MDEYVNWGRWFSILHRRSQLFVVEACQKYGLTFSEYIMLIRIYDHEGAKQDDLAAMLYLDKAVVTRTINLLVDKGFIYREADTGDRRIRHIYLTDYGRQQHEFLRNVIQGWVDYLVADMDKDEIKELFNGFHKLVDKACDADLVELAKHLPTGGAVREKL from the coding sequence ATGGATGAATACGTAAATTGGGGGCGCTGGTTTTCCATCCTGCACCGCCGTTCGCAGCTCTTTGTGGTGGAGGCCTGCCAGAAGTATGGCCTGACTTTTTCGGAATACATCATGCTGATCCGCATCTATGACCATGAGGGGGCCAAGCAGGATGATCTGGCGGCCATGCTCTATCTGGATAAGGCGGTGGTGACGCGCACCATCAATCTGCTGGTGGACAAGGGCTTCATCTACCGGGAAGCGGATACGGGAGACCGGCGCATCCGCCATATCTATCTGACGGATTACGGCCGCCAGCAGCATGAGTTCCTGCGCAACGTGATTCAGGGTTGGGTGGATTACCTGGTGGCGGATATGGACAAGGATGAGATCAAGGAACTGTTCAACGGCTTCCACAAATTGGTGGACAAGGCTTGCGATGCGGATCTCGTGGAACTGGCCAAGCATTTGCCGACAGGAGGCGCAGTGCGTGAGAAACTTTAA